CGGTATGGGGGCAGATGCCCTTCCCGGTACCCGGTTTCGTGACGCCGACGCTCGACGTGGGCGAACTCGACAAGCGGATTGCCGATCTCAAGGCAGTCGAAGGCTGGCTGCGCATGAACATGGGCATGCTGCAGACCAGCATCCAGGGGCTGGAAGTCCAGCGCGCCACACTGGCGACGATGCAGGCGATGGCGGCGCACGCCGGAGGCACCGCACCCGCGCCCGCCACTGCCGCAAACCCGATGCAGGCGTTCGGCAATGCGGCCATGTGGCCATGGTCGGTGATGCAGAACAGTGCCGCCCCCCCGCCCGCCGCCGCACCGGACGTCAATCAGGCCCCACCCAGTGATGGATAACAGCCGCAGGAACTAGTCCGTGAATACCTTTGCAGCGAGCACCGCCTTTCATGAAGACTGGCCGGTTGCGATGGACCGGGCTCTTGGCGCACTGGACATTCCCGGCGGCGCCAATCTCGGTTTCGTTTATTTCACCGATCAGTACGGCAGCGACGTGCAGGCCATGGTTGACCGGCTGACGCTGCTGACCGGCATCCCCAACTGGGTCGGCACCTGCTCGCTCGGCGTGATCGGCCGAAGCAGCGCCGCACAGAACCACCCCGGTCTGGCGCTGCTGGTCGCCTGCCTGCCCGAGGGCAGCTTCCAGGTCTTTTCGGGGCGCGATCGCCTGCCCAACATGCTGGGCATTGATGCGGGGCGCGAGCAGCCTTACTTCGCCGTCGTACACGCAGACCCGTCGACGCCGGACATGAGCGACCTGATCACCGACATGGCAACCAAGGTGTCGAGCGGTTTCATTACCGGCGGGCTGGCACTGTCGCGCGGCCAGGCGCCGATGATCGCCAACGGCGCACTGTACGGCGGCATCAGCGGCGTGGCCTTCAACGAGCAGGTGAGCATCACGACCAGGCTGACACAAGGCTGTTGCGCCGTCGGCCAGGCACGCATCGTCACCGCCTGCGACCAGAACGTGGTGACCGAGATCGATGGACGGCCTGCGCTCGATGCCTTCCTTGAAGCGGCCGGTACTTCGCTCGGCCAGGATCTGCGCCGTGCTGCACGCTACATCCTTCCCGGACTGGGCATTCCGGGGCGTGACGACGCCGAGTTCAGGGTACGCAATGTGATCGCGCTCGATCCGGCAAGCGGCGTGTTCGCCATCAACGATGCCGTCGAGGTCGGGCAGCGCATTCGCTTCTACCGGCGCGATGGCGACTGCGCACGCGCCGACATGATGCGCATGCTGCATGAGCTGCGCGATTCGCTCGATGCGCCACCGAAAGCGGCGCTGTATGTGTCATGTGCGGCGCGCGGCGAGCACATGTTCGGCAACGACAACGCCGAACCGGACATGCTGGAAGCCGTGTTCCCAGGCCTGCCAGTGGCCGGCTTCTTCGCCGGCGGCGAGATTTCGCATGATCAGCTGTATGGCTACACTGGCGTACTGACCCTGTTTCTGTAGCGGACGCGATGGCACGACACCCGAACGGCAACCCTGATCAGCCGCCCGTTGGCATAGGCGAACAGCGGCTCGACCGGCGCCGGTTCCTGAGGCAGGGCGCTGCGCTTGCAGGTGCCACTGCAGCGGCCGGCGCACCGGCAGCACAGTCCGGCGGCGATCTGCCCTGGCTGCATGTGCCGGGCCAGCCCTTTTCTGTCTACGGACAGCCTTCGCCGCACGAGCGCTACACCGCACGGCGCATCGGCGCCAACCGCGCGGTTGCCGGAAACGGCGTGTCGTTCACCCCGCTGGAAGAACTCGAAGGCACGATCACGCCGAACGGCCTGCATTTCGAGCGCCACCACAACGGCGTACCGCAGATCGATCCGGTGCAGCACCGTCTGGTCGTGCATGGCCGGGTGCGCCAACCGCTGAGCTTCGACGTGAAGTCGCTGCTGCGCTACCCGATGCGCTCGCAGGTGCTGTTCATCGAATGCGGCGGCAACAGCAACGCCGGCTGGCACGCCGAACCGATACAGCGCCCGGCCGGTTCGGTGCATGGCCTGGTGTCGTGCGCCGAATGGACGGGTGTGCCGCTGTCCATCCTTCTCGACGAGGCCGGGGTGGATCCGGAAGCCTCTTGGGTGATCGCCGAAGGGGCGGATGCCGGGGCGATGAACATGAGCATACCGCTCGGCAAGATGCGCGAAGACTGCCTGATCGGGCTGTACCAGAACGGCGAACGGCTGCGCCCGGAAAATGGTTATCCGATGCGGCTCATCGTGCCCGGCTGGGAAGGCGTGCTGCATGTGAAGTGGTTGCAGCGGCTGGAAGTCGCCGACCAGCCGGTAATGTCGCGCAACGAGACCTCGAAGTACACCGAGTTGCTGCCGTCCGGCAAGGCACGCCAGTTCACCTTCACGATGGGTTGCAAGTCGTTGATCACGTCGCCTTCGCATGGACAGACACTGCGCCAGCCGGACGTGTATCAGATCACCGGTCTGGCCTGGAGCGGTCACGGACGCATCGCGCGGGTTGAAGTGTCGGCCGACAATGGTCGCCACTGGACCGACGCGGCGTTGCAGTCACCCGCATTGCCGCGCTGCTTCACGCGTTTTCGCCTGCCGTGGCGCTGGGACGGCAAGCCGGCGGTGCTGAAAAGCCGCGCCACCGATGAAGCCGGAAATGTACAGCCGGAACGCGCGGCACTGATCGCGGAGCGCGGCCGGGCCGGCTATTTCCATTACCACGCGATCGTGGCCTGGGCGGTCGAGGACGATGGACTGGTTTCGCATACTTATTAACGGCGGAGCGCTGATCGCGTTGCTGACCGGCTGCGCCACGCCGCTGGCACCGCGTGTCGAGGCGCCGAAGTTGGGCACGCCGATCGCTGCCGACGCGCTGACTGCACAGACGCTCAACGTGTTTCCGGACGGTCGCGGTCTTCCGCCCGGACAAGGTTCGGTGGCAGAGGGTGCGCGGCTGTTCGCCCAGCACTGCGCCGGCTGCCACGGCAAGGACGGGCGCGGCGGTACGGCAGAGGAACTGACAGGTGCGAGCCGGCCGCTCGACCATCCGGCAGCCGACAAGACCATAGGCAGCTACTGGCCGTATGCCACCACGCTGTTCGACTTCATCCGTCGCGCCAAGCCGATGGGTGCGCCCGGCACCTTGAATGCGGACGAGGTGTATGCGCTGAGTGCATGGCTTCTGCACGCCAATGGCGTGCTTGCCGCCGACGCGGTGATGGATGCTCCACGGCTGTCTGCGTTGCGCATGCCCAACCGGGACGGCTTCATCCGGATTGAAGCGCCTTGAGTCACCCGCGCGTCAGCGTAGCCCGACACGCAATGCAAGCGCGCCGATCATGACTGCCGCAAAGGCAAGACCGAGGCCGGATTCGGACGACTGATCGAGCAAACCGGCAAGCGGATAGCTCTGTCGGACGTTCTGAACTGACGAAGCCCGGACTTCGTTGCAAACGGGGCCTGTCGCCGCACCGGTTGCACCGTCGCACGCACCAGGTGCGTCATGTGCAAGGACGGGCAGTGCAACCAGCAGGGTCGAACACAGGGCAATTCGCGGGAGAAGAGATCGGATGTTGCAACGCATGATGCACCCCTTCCTTGATGGCATTATCAGTTGAAGGACATGCAACATCGGGGCCAGCAGCGCGAGATGGATCAAGTGTCTGTTTTCAAATATCTAACATTCGCAGCGTCGTCTCTGACCCGCACCAGCTTGGACAAGCAGGATGCAGGCGCACTATTGCAGTGCAGCAATCTTGAAGCAGTGATCACACGGTGAATTCGGAGATCAATCTTACCAGCGTGTCGCCGTAGCGCTCGATCTTGCGGCCACCGAAACCGGCGATGTCGGCCAGCTCGTCGCAGTCAGCCGGCCGGTTGCGCGCCAGTTCGATCAGCGTGCTGTCGTGCAGGATGACGTAGGCCGGCACCGACTGGGTACGCGCCTCGTCGAGGCGCCATGCTTTCAATGCGGCAAGCAGGTCGGCATCAACGCCTTCCGTCGAGATCGGAGCGGCCGCCCGACTGCGTCGTGCGCCGGAGTCCTTCACACGCTCGACGATGCGCCGCATCGTCACCTTCTGTTCGCCGCGCAGCACCGGGCGGGCGGCGTCGGTGAGCACGAGGGCACCAAAGGATTCCTGATCGACGCGCGCCAACCCGAGCGCCACCAACTGGCGGAACACGCTGCGCCAAAGGTTTTCGTCTTCCGCCTTGCCGATGCCATGCACCGACAGCTTGTCGTGGCCCCACTGACGGATGCGTTCGGTGTCCTTGCCGCGCAGCACGTCGATAAGATGGGTGGCGCCGAAGCGGTTGCCGGTGCGGTAGATGGTTGAGAGCGCCTTCTGCGATGCCACGGTGGCGTCCCAGGTTTCCGGAGGGTTCAGACAGTTGTCACAGTTGCCGCACGGCGCGCCCTGCTCGCCAAAATAGGCCAGCAGATGCACGCGCCGGCAGTGCGCGGTTTCACACAGCCCGAGCAGCGCATCAAGCTTGCTGCTCGAAATGCGTCGGAAGGCCTCATTGCCTTCCGACTGGTCGATGAAGCGACGCTGCTGCACCACATCGGCCAGACCGTAAGCCATCCAGGCGTCCGCCGCCGTGCCGTCGCGACCGGCCCGACCGGTTTCCTGGTAGTAGCCTTCGATCGAACGCGGCAGGTCGAGATGTGCGACGAAGCGAACGTCCGGCTTGTCGATGCCCATGCCGAACGCGATCGTGGCTACGACAACGATGCCCTCCTCGCGCTGGAAGCGCGCCTGATTGGCGGCACGTGCCTGGGTGTCCATGCCGGCATGGTAGGGCAGCGCATTCACACCCTGCGCAACCAGCCATTCGGCGGTTTCGTCCACCTTCTTGCGCGAGAGGCAGTAGACGATGCCTGCATCATCCGGATGCTCGGCGCGGATGAAACGCAGCAGTTGCTTGCGCGCGTCGTCCTTGTCCACGATGGTGTAGCGGATGTTCGGGCGATCGAAGCTGGACACGAACACGCGCGAATCCTGCAACGCAAGCCGTTCGATGATTTCAGCACGGGTCGCCGGATCGGCGGTCGCGGTCAGCGCAATGCGCGGCACGTCGGGGAAGCGCTCGTGCAGCACCGACAGCTGCAGATATTCGGGACGGAAGTCATGCCCCCACTGCGCGACGCAATGGGCTTCGTCAATGGCGAAAAGGGCCGGTCGGATGTGGCTCAGCAGATCGAGGCAGCGCGGCGTGTTCAGCCGCTCGGGCGCGACGTACAGCAGGTCGAGCGTGCCGTCGAGCAGACGTCGCTCGACGTCGCGTACCTGATTGAGGTCGAGCGTGGAATTGAGGAAGGCGGCGCGCACTCCGAGCAGCGTCAGCGCCGCCACCTGATCCTGCATCAGCGCGATCAGCGGTGACACCACCACTGCCGTTCCCGGTCGCAGCAGCGCCGGAACCTGGTAGCAAAGTGATTTGCCGCCGCCGGTGGGCATCAGTACCAGTGCGTCCCCACCGCCAGCGACATGTTCGACGATGTCGCCCTGGGCCCCGCGGAAACCGGGATGACCGAACACGTCCTTCAGGACGCGCAGCGCGCTTTCACGCATCACGTTGCGCCCGGTCACCGTCGGCTCGCAGCCCCAGCATCAGCATCGCCCGAACGCGACCTTCAGCGCGAACCCGAGCGGTTGCGCGGCGAAAACAGCGCCGGCGCCTGCGGACGGCGCGCATCGCCGCGACGGGCATCGCCCGCACGCGGCATCACATTGCCATTCACTTCGCGCGGCGCGGCGGCAGCCGGCTGGATGCGGTTGCCGCGGTTGTCATCGTCGTCATCATGCGCACGCGCGGGTGCGCGGTTACCGCTACCGCCATTGCCAGCCCCCGACGCACGACCTCCTGCATTGCCGTTGCGCGGTGCGCCACCGCCCGGGCCGCGACCGGCTCCACGCGGTGCCGGAGCCCCGCCTGCAGCCTTGGGCTGAGCGGCACGCGCCGGACGTTCACCATTGGCGCGCGGCGCATTGCCTGCGACCGGTTTGCGACGCGGAGAGTCGGTGTTGCGCGCACCGCGGCCCGGCGGACGAGGGCCGCGGTCCGGTTCCTCGACCACGATGCCGGGCACGAATCCTTCAGCGGTCGCTTTGGGAATCGCCTGGCGAGTGACCTTTTCGATCGCGCTCAACAGCTTGACCTCTTCACGATCCACAAGAGACACCGCGGAGCCGCTGGCGCCGGCACGGCCGGTGCGGCCGATGCGGTGCACATAATCTTCCGGCACGCTGGGCAGTTCGAAATTGACGACGTGCGGCAACTGGTCGATGTCCAGTCCGCGCGCAGCGATGTCTGTCGCGACCAGCACGCGCAGCGAATTGCTCTTGAAATCGGCCAGCGCTCGCGTACGCGCGTTCTGACTTTTGTTGCCGTGGATCGCCAGCGCACTGATGCCCTGCTTGTCGAGCTGTTCGGCCAACCGGTTGGCGCCATGCTTGGTGCGCGTGAACACAAGCACCTGTGTCCATTCGCCCGTATTGATCAAATGTGCAAGCAGATGGCGCTTCTGCTTCTGTTCCACCATGTAGACGCTCTGATCCACACGCTCGGCGGTCGTGTTGCGTGGCGCGACCTCGACCTCGGCGGCATTGTTCAGCAGGCCATG
The sequence above is a segment of the Methyloversatilis sp. RAC08 genome. Coding sequences within it:
- a CDS encoding c-type cytochrome, whose product is MDWFRILINGGALIALLTGCATPLAPRVEAPKLGTPIAADALTAQTLNVFPDGRGLPPGQGSVAEGARLFAQHCAGCHGKDGRGGTAEELTGASRPLDHPAADKTIGSYWPYATTLFDFIRRAKPMGAPGTLNADEVYALSAWLLHANGVLAADAVMDAPRLSALRMPNRDGFIRIEAP
- a CDS encoding PhaM family polyhydroxyalkanoate granule multifunctional regulatory protein; the protein is MEFLRSVWGQMPFPVPGFVTPTLDVGELDKRIADLKAVEGWLRMNMGMLQTSIQGLEVQRATLATMQAMAAHAGGTAPAPATAANPMQAFGNAAMWPWSVMQNSAAPPPAAAPDVNQAPPSDG
- a CDS encoding DEAD/DEAH box helicase — encoded protein: MNTEVDFAGLGLAEPLLRAISEEGYTQPTPIQQKAIPLVMAGRDLLAAAQTGTGKTAGFTLPILHTLINRPAKIPPGRPRVLVLTPTRELAAQVEESVRTYGVHAGMRSMVIFGGVGMNPQLQGLKQRVDILVATPGRLLDHLGEKTLDLSGVEIFVLDEADRMLDMGFIRDIRKVIAALPKTRQTLLFSATFSPEIRELAHGLLNNAAEVEVAPRNTTAERVDQSVYMVEQKQKRHLLAHLINTGEWTQVLVFTRTKHGANRLAEQLDKQGISALAIHGNKSQNARTRALADFKSNSLRVLVATDIAARGLDIDQLPHVVNFELPSVPEDYVHRIGRTGRAGASGSAVSLVDREEVKLLSAIEKVTRQAIPKATAEGFVPGIVVEEPDRGPRPPGRGARNTDSPRRKPVAGNAPRANGERPARAAQPKAAGGAPAPRGAGRGPGGGAPRNGNAGGRASGAGNGGSGNRAPARAHDDDDDNRGNRIQPAAAAPREVNGNVMPRAGDARRGDARRPQAPALFSPRNRSGSR
- a CDS encoding FIST signal transduction protein; this encodes MNTFAASTAFHEDWPVAMDRALGALDIPGGANLGFVYFTDQYGSDVQAMVDRLTLLTGIPNWVGTCSLGVIGRSSAAQNHPGLALLVACLPEGSFQVFSGRDRLPNMLGIDAGREQPYFAVVHADPSTPDMSDLITDMATKVSSGFITGGLALSRGQAPMIANGALYGGISGVAFNEQVSITTRLTQGCCAVGQARIVTACDQNVVTEIDGRPALDAFLEAAGTSLGQDLRRAARYILPGLGIPGRDDAEFRVRNVIALDPASGVFAINDAVEVGQRIRFYRRDGDCARADMMRMLHELRDSLDAPPKAALYVSCAARGEHMFGNDNAEPDMLEAVFPGLPVAGFFAGGEISHDQLYGYTGVLTLFL
- the soxC gene encoding sulfite dehydrogenase, with product MARHPNGNPDQPPVGIGEQRLDRRRFLRQGAALAGATAAAGAPAAQSGGDLPWLHVPGQPFSVYGQPSPHERYTARRIGANRAVAGNGVSFTPLEELEGTITPNGLHFERHHNGVPQIDPVQHRLVVHGRVRQPLSFDVKSLLRYPMRSQVLFIECGGNSNAGWHAEPIQRPAGSVHGLVSCAEWTGVPLSILLDEAGVDPEASWVIAEGADAGAMNMSIPLGKMREDCLIGLYQNGERLRPENGYPMRLIVPGWEGVLHVKWLQRLEVADQPVMSRNETSKYTELLPSGKARQFTFTMGCKSLITSPSHGQTLRQPDVYQITGLAWSGHGRIARVEVSADNGRHWTDAALQSPALPRCFTRFRLPWRWDGKPAVLKSRATDEAGNVQPERAALIAERGRAGYFHYHAIVAWAVEDDGLVSHTY
- the recQ gene encoding DNA helicase RecQ; its protein translation is MRESALRVLKDVFGHPGFRGAQGDIVEHVAGGGDALVLMPTGGGKSLCYQVPALLRPGTAVVVSPLIALMQDQVAALTLLGVRAAFLNSTLDLNQVRDVERRLLDGTLDLLYVAPERLNTPRCLDLLSHIRPALFAIDEAHCVAQWGHDFRPEYLQLSVLHERFPDVPRIALTATADPATRAEIIERLALQDSRVFVSSFDRPNIRYTIVDKDDARKQLLRFIRAEHPDDAGIVYCLSRKKVDETAEWLVAQGVNALPYHAGMDTQARAANQARFQREEGIVVVATIAFGMGIDKPDVRFVAHLDLPRSIEGYYQETGRAGRDGTAADAWMAYGLADVVQQRRFIDQSEGNEAFRRISSSKLDALLGLCETAHCRRVHLLAYFGEQGAPCGNCDNCLNPPETWDATVASQKALSTIYRTGNRFGATHLIDVLRGKDTERIRQWGHDKLSVHGIGKAEDENLWRSVFRQLVALGLARVDQESFGALVLTDAARPVLRGEQKVTMRRIVERVKDSGARRSRAAAPISTEGVDADLLAALKAWRLDEARTQSVPAYVILHDSTLIELARNRPADCDELADIAGFGGRKIERYGDTLVRLISEFTV